The genome window GGGGTCATGTTGCCAACGGCAATGGCATGCAACTGGGTGGCCAGGGCGATGACCGTGGTGGCCCGGCGGGCGTGGGCGCGCATGGCGTCCTGGGCCTGGCGGGAATCGGTGATCACGTCGGGGAGCGGCCCGTCGTCCCGGATGGAGCCCGCCAGGACCACCGGCACCCGGCGCTCCAGGCAGGCGCGGATGATCCCGTCGCGAATCCCCAACTCGGCGATGGCCCGCTCCAGGGAGCCGTGCCGCATGACCTCGTTGATGACGTCCAGGTGGTGGTAGTGGCCGCCGGTCACCAGGGCCTGGGTGTAGATGTCCTGGCCCAGCCCGGTATGGAACAGGGCCGCCTCCAGATCGTGGGTGGCCAGGGCGTTGCCGGCCAGGAGCGCGTGGCAGTAGCCCGCCCCGACCAGGCCGGCCATGGCGGCGCGGCTGTCCCGGTCGAACGCCACGGCGGGCCCCAGGACCCAGACGATGTGGCCGCGGTCCCGGTCGTGGCGCAGGATGTCGTACAACTCGTCATAGGAGCGGGAAAAGGGGCTCTCCCGGGTGCCGCGGCTGCGGAAGGTGAACTTGCCGCCCCCCGCCCGGCCGGGCGTCGAACCCCGTGGTGTGCACGTAGATCCCCTCTTCGCCGTTCTCCGTCCGCCCCATTACCACCCGGTCGCCCCGCCTGACCAGGCGGGGCTCCACCACCCTGAGCATGTCGCCGTCCAGCACCAGCACCGCGTCCATCCTGCTTCCCGCTGCCAGGAGCCAGCGGCCACCCCCCAGGTGGACGTATTCGGGATAGTTTGAGGTGGCGTGGAACCCGGCGGGGAGCACGCCGTTGCCGGGGGCCTCGGCCACGCGGACCGGCGGCGCGGCGGCCAGGTCGGGCCGGGTGAAGTCCGGGGACACATAGGCGGGAAAAGGTGTCATGGGCCATACCTCCCGGGGAAATCTCGGTAGCGTCAGGCAAAGTAAAGCCCCTGCCGGGGCGGTTGTCAATGGCCGGGCCTGCATCCGGTCGATCTCTGTGGTACCATTCCTGAGTCATTCATGAAGCCCGGGCCCCGGCAAGGGCCGCGGCAGGCAGATCACCACAGGGGAGAACCCATGACCGACAGCCCGAACCGGCCCATCCTGCTGGTCGCCCTCGGCGGCAATGCCCTGATCCGCCCGGGCGAACGGGGGACCTGCGCGGAGCAGTTCGCCAACCTGCGGCGTCCCATGGGGCAGATCGCCCGGCTGACCGACCGGTACCGGCTCATCATCACCCACGGCAACGGGCCCCAGGTGGGCAACCTCCTCATGCAGCAGGAGTCGTGCGCCGAGGTGCCGGCCATGCCCCTGGAGATCCTGGTGGCCCAGACCCAGGGGCAGATCGGCTACATGATCGAATCGACCTGGAGAGCGAGCTCTTGGCCCTGGGCGGCGAGAAGCGGTGCCTAGTGAGCCTGATCAGCTACGTGCAGGTGGCGGAGGACGATCCCGCGTTCCGCGCTCCCACCAAGCCCATCGGCCCCTACTATGCGGCGGCGGAGGCCGCGCGCTTCGCCTGGCCCATGGTGAGCACCCCCCGGGGATTCCGCCGGGTGGTGGCCTCGCCCGAGCCCCTGACCGTGGTGGAAAAGGACGAGATCCAACGGCTGGTGGAGATGGATTTCATCGTGGTCTGCTGCGGGGGCGGCGGCATCCCCGTGACCCGGGAGGGACGCGCCTTTCACGGGGTGGATGCGGTGATCGACAAGGACCTGGCCAGCGCCTGCCTCGGCCGGGAAGTGGGGGTGGATACCCTGGTCATCGCCACGGACGTGGCCGGCGTGGCCACCGGCTTCGGCACGGCAGGGGAGACGTTCCTGCGGCAACTGGATGCGGCGCGGGCGGAGCAGTTGCTGGCGGCGGGCGAGTTTCCCCCCGGCTCCATGGGGCCGAAGGTGGAGGCGGCCGTCCGCTTTGTCCGGGAGGGCGGCACGCGGGCCGTCATCTGCCATCTGGACGAGATCGGGGCCGCGGTGGCTGGAACGGCGGGGACGGAGATAACCGGAGGGACGACATGACGCGGAAACGGATCATCATCATGGGGGCGGCCGGCAGGGACTTCCACAACTTCAACTGCTGCTTCCGGGACAACCCGGCCTGCCGGGTGGTGGCCTTCACCGCGACCCAGATCCCCTACATCAGCGACCGGCGCTACCCGGCGGAACTGGCCGGAAAGCTCTACCCCCGCGGCATTCCCATTTTCCCCGAAGAGCAGTTGGAGGAGCTCATCCGCCGCCTCAGGGCGGAGCAGGTGGTGTTCGCCTACAGCGACGTGGCCCATGAGCGCCTGATGCACACGGCCTCCCGCGTGCTGGCCTGCGGGGCCGATTTCACCCTGCCGGGGCCCGATGCCACCATGCTCGCGAGCCGGCTCCCGGTGGCCTCGGTCTGCGCGGTGCGCACCGGCTGCGGCAAGAGCCAGGTGGTCCGCTACTTCTGCGATATCCTGCGGGAGCGGGGCATCCGTCCCGTGGTGGTCCGCCATCCCATGCCCTACGGCGACCTGGCCGCCCAGGCCGTGGAGCGGATGGAGAGCATGGCCGACCTGGACCGCTTCCGGTGCACCATCGAGGAGCGGGAGGAGTACGAGCACCTCCTGGACCATGGGGCCATCGTCTACGCCGGGGTGGACTACCAACGGATTCTGCGGCGGGCGGAAAAGGAGGCGGCGGTCATCATCTGGGACGGGGGGAACAACGATCTCCCCTTCTTCCGCCCCGACCTGGAGATCGTGGTGGCTGACCCCCTGCGTCCCGGCCACGAGACTTCCTGGTATCCGGGAGAGGTGAACCTGCGCCGGGCGGCAGTGGTGGTGGTGAACAAGGTGAATGCCGCCGAACCGGCGGCCGTGGCGGCGGTGGAGGAGGCGGCCCGGAGCGTGAACCCGTCGGCTGCGCTGGTGCGGACGGAATCGGTCATCACCGTGGCGGACGGGGAGCGGATCAGGGGAAAGCGGGTGCTGGTTATCGAGGACGGCCCCACCATCACCCACGGCTCCATGCCATCGGGCGCCGGGCTTGCCGCGGCCCGCCAGTACGGCGCCGCGGAGGTGGTCGACCCGCGCCCCTGGGCGGCTGGCTCGCTGCGGGAGGTCTATGCCGCCTGGCCCCACATCGGGCCGGTCCTCCCGGCCATGGGCTACAGCCCCGCCCAGGTGGCCGACCTGACCCGGACCATCGACACGGTGCCGTGCGACCTGGTGATTGCCGCCACCCCCATCGACATCGCCCGCCTCACCGGCA of Geobacter anodireducens contains these proteins:
- a CDS encoding GTPase gives rise to the protein MTRKRIIIMGAAGRDFHNFNCCFRDNPACRVVAFTATQIPYISDRRYPAELAGKLYPRGIPIFPEEQLEELIRRLRAEQVVFAYSDVAHERLMHTASRVLACGADFTLPGPDATMLASRLPVASVCAVRTGCGKSQVVRYFCDILRERGIRPVVVRHPMPYGDLAAQAVERMESMADLDRFRCTIEEREEYEHLLDHGAIVYAGVDYQRILRRAEKEAAVIIWDGGNNDLPFFRPDLEIVVADPLRPGHETSWYPGEVNLRRAAVVVVNKVNAAEPAAVAAVEEAARSVNPSAALVRTESVITVADGERIRGKRVLVIEDGPTITHGSMPSGAGLAAARQYGAAEVVDPRPWAAGSLREVYAAWPHIGPVLPAMGYSPAQVADLTRTIDTVPCDLVIAATPIDIARLTGTGRPVLRAFYNVVEGEGAPLRRTFETFLNTWQATSRPASPPPEAC